The Oscillospiraceae bacterium genome has a segment encoding these proteins:
- the cas9 gene encoding type II CRISPR RNA-guided endonuclease Cas9 (Cas9, originally named Csn1, is the large, multifunctional signature protein of type II CRISPR/Cas systems. It is well known even to general audiences because its RNA-guided endonuclease activity has made it a popular tool for custom editing of eukaryotic genomes.), with the protein MEQGRKRGDYYLGLDMGTDSVGWAVTDMDYRVPKFKGNAMWGVRLFDESNTAEERRLFRISRRRTQRRRERLDLLEMLFDGPVSTKDPAFFQRLRESDLYAEDKTTNTPFAVFADPDYTDTDYHRQFPTIYHLRNALLHEDGPYDVRLVFLAVHHIIKNRGHFLFDSLGEAQNFGSIYGAFRDYLQEEYECAVECTDEKAFGAVLKDKSLSKSRKTAAAAELFGVTKKSAPQLYACLALACGATVKLKDLFNDDTLVEAEKPSIAFTGSYEDNEPEYQSLLEERFDLVVRIKALYDWAILDEILAGHQYLCEAKVATYEQHKTDLQRLKTYVKTYHSELYKKIFKLSSKDDNYVAYSGHIKENGHTGVLEKTCNQEAFCAYLKKTLGDNGDPAYADMFAAIENGTFMPKQVSKDNGVIPMQLQKKELEGILDRAQRYLPFLTEKDETGLTVREKIISLCEHRIPYYVGPLNKHSKKAWIVRKEGKIYPWNFDQVVDLDRSAEAFIENLTSKCTYLPQYDVIPKYSLLYTKFMVLNELNNLTLDGQRVEVKLKQEIYRDLFEKRGKVTGKGLKNYLQSRGIAYEVMGGFDENFKASLKPWQDLAPYDLTYDEKEEVVRLITIFGDDKKLLKKRLRDLFGDRLTETERGKLARLKYTGWSRLSREFLTQVACTDKNTGEVTNIISALWDTNLNLMQLLYSADYMPTFGEQVAACNQFDKDVSLRQMVEDLYVSPKVKRPIYQSLLIAREIEKIQKCPPKKIFIEVARGEEKKERKKSRKAQLLELYQSCKKEYADLYAQLEGTEEDRLRSDKLYLYYTQMGRCMYTGEHIDLNSLLSGNVYDIDHIFPRSKVKDDSLNNRVLVKKVDNAKKTDVYPLDRETQAKMHGFWQLLLSKNLISKVKYQRLIRTTPLTDEELGAFISRQLVETRQSTKAVAQIMEQLYDKEQTEIVYVKAALASDFRHTYDMLKCREVNDFHHAKDAYLNVVVGNVYNVRCTHNLRNFIRGLQENGSRGYSMNAMFKWDIPGAWVAEGGELQKTQTKSLEIVKQMMAKNNIRYTRYAFCQHGGLFDQMPVKKGKGQIPLKQDGPKSDMAKYGAYNSAMSKYFALISYSDKKGKEVRQLVPIDAVTEKAYLADPDRYVSSYVGAPAKVLIPCIKYNACLSFDGFRMHISSKASKGKQIVYKPGVQLVLSYEQEKYVRNITKYLSQNKDRPLNKYDGISADENLTLFNALMDKMCNTIFHLRFADMYEKIVDKRERFIDLTDEEQCVVLSELLKMLHANVLTADLTLIGLAKGAGSMKTNSKLSEIKGVTSVKLIHQSITGLFEQQIELLP; encoded by the coding sequence ATGGAACAAGGGAGAAAACGCGGAGATTACTATTTAGGTCTGGATATGGGTACAGACTCGGTAGGCTGGGCTGTAACAGATATGGATTACCGTGTTCCTAAGTTTAAGGGCAATGCCATGTGGGGTGTGCGCCTGTTTGATGAGAGCAACACGGCAGAGGAGCGGCGGCTGTTTCGCATCAGTCGGCGGCGTACCCAGCGGCGTCGGGAGCGGCTGGATCTGTTAGAGATGCTGTTTGACGGTCCGGTGAGTACCAAGGATCCGGCTTTCTTCCAGCGGTTGCGGGAGAGCGATCTGTATGCAGAGGATAAAACCACCAATACACCCTTTGCTGTGTTTGCGGATCCGGATTATACGGACACAGACTATCATCGCCAATTTCCCACCATTTATCATCTGCGTAATGCGCTTTTGCATGAGGATGGCCCATACGATGTGCGCCTGGTGTTTTTGGCGGTGCATCATATTATCAAAAACCGCGGTCATTTTCTGTTTGACTCCTTAGGAGAGGCGCAAAACTTTGGTTCGATTTACGGTGCGTTTCGGGATTATTTGCAAGAAGAATATGAATGTGCAGTAGAATGCACGGACGAAAAAGCCTTTGGCGCCGTGCTCAAGGACAAGTCTTTGTCTAAGTCCAGAAAGACTGCGGCGGCAGCAGAGCTGTTCGGTGTAACAAAAAAGAGCGCTCCCCAGTTGTATGCCTGCCTGGCACTGGCCTGCGGCGCTACGGTGAAGCTGAAGGACCTGTTTAACGATGACACTTTGGTCGAGGCGGAAAAACCTAGCATCGCCTTTACCGGCAGCTATGAGGACAACGAACCGGAGTACCAGTCTCTTTTGGAAGAACGGTTCGATTTGGTGGTGCGGATCAAGGCCCTATATGATTGGGCTATTTTGGATGAGATCTTGGCCGGCCATCAGTATCTGTGCGAGGCCAAAGTGGCCACCTATGAGCAGCACAAGACGGATTTGCAGCGGCTGAAAACCTATGTGAAGACCTATCATTCGGAACTGTACAAAAAGATTTTTAAGCTGAGCAGCAAGGACGACAACTATGTGGCCTATTCCGGTCATATCAAGGAAAATGGTCACACCGGCGTGCTGGAAAAGACTTGTAATCAAGAGGCTTTTTGCGCCTATTTGAAAAAGACGCTGGGCGACAATGGGGACCCGGCGTATGCGGATATGTTCGCCGCCATTGAGAATGGCACTTTTATGCCCAAGCAGGTGTCTAAGGACAACGGCGTGATTCCTATGCAGTTGCAGAAAAAAGAACTGGAAGGTATTTTAGACCGGGCGCAGAGATATTTGCCGTTTTTAACAGAAAAAGATGAGACCGGCCTGACTGTGCGAGAAAAAATCATTTCCCTTTGCGAGCACCGTATTCCGTACTATGTTGGCCCGCTGAACAAGCATAGTAAAAAAGCCTGGATCGTGCGGAAAGAGGGAAAAATCTATCCCTGGAATTTTGACCAAGTGGTGGATTTGGATCGCAGCGCAGAGGCATTTATTGAGAATTTGACCAGCAAGTGTACCTATTTGCCCCAGTACGATGTGATCCCCAAGTATTCTTTGTTGTACACCAAGTTTATGGTGCTCAACGAGCTAAACAATTTAACGCTGGACGGCCAGCGTGTTGAGGTCAAACTGAAGCAGGAGATTTACCGGGACCTGTTTGAAAAGCGCGGCAAAGTCACCGGCAAGGGACTGAAAAACTATTTGCAGTCCCGGGGTATTGCCTATGAGGTGATGGGCGGCTTTGATGAAAACTTTAAGGCCAGTCTAAAGCCTTGGCAGGATCTGGCGCCTTATGATTTGACCTATGATGAGAAGGAAGAAGTTGTACGCTTAATTACGATCTTTGGCGACGATAAAAAGTTGCTGAAAAAGCGGCTGCGAGATCTGTTTGGCGATCGACTGACAGAAACAGAGCGGGGCAAACTGGCTCGATTGAAGTACACCGGCTGGAGCCGTCTGTCTCGGGAATTTCTGACCCAGGTGGCATGCACCGACAAAAATACCGGCGAGGTGACTAATATCATTTCCGCGTTGTGGGATACCAACCTGAACTTAATGCAGCTGCTGTATAGTGCGGACTATATGCCCACATTTGGGGAGCAGGTCGCAGCATGTAATCAGTTCGATAAGGATGTTTCCCTGCGCCAAATGGTGGAGGATCTGTATGTTTCACCGAAAGTAAAGCGACCTATTTACCAGTCGTTGCTGATCGCTCGCGAGATCGAAAAGATCCAAAAGTGCCCGCCGAAGAAAATCTTTATTGAGGTGGCGCGAGGAGAAGAAAAGAAAGAACGCAAAAAGTCCAGAAAAGCCCAACTGTTGGAGCTGTACCAAAGCTGCAAAAAGGAATATGCAGACCTGTATGCGCAACTGGAGGGGACCGAGGAGGACAGATTGCGTAGCGATAAGCTTTACCTATATTATACCCAAATGGGCCGGTGCATGTACACCGGCGAGCATATTGACCTGAACAGTTTGCTGAGTGGCAATGTTTATGATATTGACCATATTTTTCCGCGCTCTAAGGTAAAGGACGATAGTCTGAATAACCGAGTGTTGGTAAAGAAGGTGGACAATGCAAAGAAAACGGATGTGTACCCTCTGGATCGAGAAACGCAGGCCAAAATGCACGGCTTTTGGCAGCTGCTTTTGTCTAAGAACTTGATCAGCAAGGTTAAATACCAACGCCTGATCCGGACGACGCCCTTGACCGATGAAGAACTGGGTGCCTTTATCTCCCGCCAACTGGTCGAGACCCGTCAATCCACCAAGGCGGTTGCCCAAATTATGGAGCAGCTATATGACAAAGAGCAGACAGAGATCGTGTATGTCAAGGCTGCGCTGGCTTCCGATTTTCGCCATACCTATGATATGCTTAAGTGCCGTGAGGTCAACGACTTTCACCACGCTAAGGACGCGTACTTGAATGTGGTGGTGGGCAATGTTTACAATGTACGGTGCACCCATAATCTGCGCAATTTCATCCGCGGCTTGCAGGAAAACGGCTCGCGGGGTTACAGTATGAACGCCATGTTCAAGTGGGATATTCCCGGCGCCTGGGTAGCAGAGGGCGGCGAACTCCAGAAAACACAAACCAAGAGCCTGGAGATTGTAAAACAAATGATGGCCAAGAACAATATTCGCTATACACGGTATGCGTTTTGCCAGCACGGTGGTTTGTTTGACCAGATGCCGGTGAAGAAGGGTAAGGGCCAAATCCCGCTAAAGCAGGATGGACCCAAAAGCGATATGGCCAAGTACGGCGCATATAATAGCGCTATGTCCAAATATTTTGCCCTAATCTCTTATTCGGACAAAAAGGGCAAAGAGGTGCGCCAGTTGGTGCCCATTGATGCGGTAACGGAAAAGGCTTATTTGGCAGATCCGGACAGGTATGTAAGCAGTTATGTAGGTGCTCCGGCGAAAGTGCTGATTCCGTGTATCAAGTATAACGCCTGTCTGTCTTTTGACGGTTTTCGGATGCATATTAGCAGCAAAGCTTCAAAGGGAAAACAAATAGTATATAAACCGGGTGTACAACTGGTACTTAGTTATGAACAAGAAAAGTACGTGCGTAATATCACCAAGTATTTGAGCCAAAACAAGGATCGGCCGTTGAACAAGTATGATGGAATTTCCGCTGATGAAAACCTTACGCTGTTTAATGCGTTGATGGACAAGATGTGCAACACGATCTTTCATCTTCGGTTTGCTGATATGTATGAAAAAATTGTTGATAAAAGAGAGCGGTTTATTGATTTAACTGATGAAGAACAATGTGTAGTGCTGTCTGAATTGTTGAAGATGTTACACGCCAATGTACTAACCGCAGATCTTACACTGATTGGTTTGGCTAAAGGTGCAGGTTCTATGAAAACAAATAGCAAGCTCTCCGAAATCAAAGGCGTAACCTCCGTCAAACTCATTCACCAATCCATTACCGGCTTGTTTGAGCAGCAAATCGAACTGTTGCCGTAA
- the cas1 gene encoding type II CRISPR-associated endonuclease Cas1 gives MSWRVVVVTKSAKLEYSMEYLVVRDAESTTKVHLGDISVLLIENTACAITTALMSQLLQHKIKVIFCDEKRNPCGELTAYYGCHDCSQKLKDQLSWTRDAKQLIWTAIVGEKIKNQMLVLRAVQSPRADQLCRYLDELEFGDRTNREGHAAKVYFNALFGSHFSRSDDCPTNAALNYGYSLILSCFNREVVAAGYLTQLGLFHDNMFNTYNLSCDLMEPFRPLVDACVHKLAPKQFEKAEKVAVLSLLNQEVQLDGRVQTVLNAIRLYAASVFRALAAQDVAEIHFPVAAYEL, from the coding sequence ATGAGTTGGCGCGTTGTGGTGGTGACCAAGTCCGCCAAGTTGGAGTACAGTATGGAGTACCTGGTGGTGCGGGATGCAGAGAGCACCACCAAGGTGCACCTTGGTGACATTTCGGTGCTTTTGATCGAGAATACCGCCTGTGCAATCACCACCGCTTTGATGAGTCAGCTGCTGCAGCATAAGATCAAGGTGATTTTTTGTGATGAGAAACGCAATCCCTGCGGCGAATTGACGGCCTATTACGGCTGCCATGATTGCAGCCAAAAGCTCAAGGATCAGCTTAGCTGGACCCGGGACGCTAAACAGTTGATTTGGACCGCCATTGTGGGCGAAAAAATCAAGAACCAAATGTTAGTGCTCCGAGCGGTCCAGTCCCCGCGGGCAGATCAGCTCTGCCGGTATTTGGACGAACTGGAGTTTGGGGACCGGACCAATCGAGAGGGTCATGCGGCCAAGGTGTATTTTAATGCCCTTTTTGGTTCCCATTTCAGCCGCAGTGACGACTGTCCCACCAACGCGGCATTAAATTATGGGTATAGCTTGATTTTATCCTGTTTTAACCGCGAGGTGGTGGCAGCCGGGTATTTGACCCAGCTGGGCTTGTTCCATGACAATATGTTCAATACTTATAATTTAAGCTGCGATTTAATGGAGCCTTTCCGCCCATTGGTGGATGCGTGCGTACATAAGTTAGCACCTAAGCAGTTTGAAAAGGCGGAGAAAGTGGCCGTGCTGTCCCTCTTAAATCAAGAGGTGCAGTTGGACGGCCGGGTGCAAACAGTACTCAATGCCATTCGCCTGTATGCAGCCAGCGTGTTCCGCGCTTTGGCTGCCCAGGATGTGGCAGAAATTCATTTCCCGGTAGCTGCGTATGAGTTATAG
- the cas2 gene encoding CRISPR-associated endonuclease Cas2, with translation MSYRFMRVIVFFDLPVKTAQDRREYARFRKKLVKSGFIMMQQSVYSKIALNQNNAASICAGVRKCKPPAGVVQILTVTEKQYAKMELVVGCNDSNVVVTDERLLIL, from the coding sequence ATGAGTTATAGATTTATGCGAGTGATTGTGTTTTTTGATTTGCCGGTAAAGACTGCCCAGGACCGGCGTGAGTATGCCCGCTTTCGCAAGAAGCTGGTCAAGAGCGGATTTATCATGATGCAGCAGTCGGTGTACTCCAAGATCGCTTTGAACCAAAATAACGCAGCCAGTATTTGTGCCGGGGTGCGGAAGTGTAAGCCCCCGGCCGGCGTAGTGCAGATCTTGACCGTAACGGAGAAGCAGTACGCCAAAATGGAACTGGTGGTAGGCTGCAACGACAGCAATGTGGTGGTCACGGATGAAAGGTTGCTGATTTTATGA
- the csn2 gene encoding type II-A CRISPR-associated protein Csn2: MRIALDYFPEPLAFENQTAIVLTLENKTVFRRVVNAFLEDCADEVLTFSQEWKPFAFSKQGIYIANPLQPDADAKKLMNHVASAMEQTLNTELAEPLALVRQDLLQLGDALTARFDYDVAYQDDLEAAAVVKLLQFRLRREESTAAERLARFLILTSRYLKVRIFAISNLYLYFESEEVSQLLHTLSLHQIRILDLECQAPACVDVRAKLYVLDRDLCTLDNSVSP, encoded by the coding sequence ATGAGGATCGCTTTGGACTATTTCCCGGAGCCGTTGGCTTTTGAAAACCAAACGGCCATAGTTTTGACGCTGGAAAATAAAACGGTTTTTCGCCGGGTGGTCAACGCCTTTTTAGAGGACTGTGCAGATGAAGTGTTGACCTTTTCCCAGGAGTGGAAGCCTTTTGCTTTCTCCAAACAAGGGATTTATATTGCGAATCCGTTGCAGCCGGATGCGGATGCCAAAAAGCTGATGAACCATGTGGCATCTGCTATGGAACAGACACTCAACACCGAGCTGGCAGAGCCTTTGGCGCTTGTGCGCCAGGACTTATTACAGTTAGGAGATGCACTTACCGCCCGGTTTGATTATGATGTAGCCTACCAGGATGATTTAGAAGCGGCTGCCGTTGTGAAGCTTTTGCAGTTCCGTTTGCGGCGGGAAGAAAGTACAGCAGCCGAGCGCCTGGCGCGATTTTTGATTTTAACTTCCCGGTATTTAAAGGTACGCATTTTTGCTATATCCAATTTGTATTTATATTTTGAGTCGGAGGAGGTGAGCCAGCTGCTACATACTCTATCTTTGCATCAAATTCGGATTTTAGACTTAGAGTGCCAGGCACCGGCGTGCGTAGATGTGCGCGCCAAACTCTATGTGCTGGATCGGGATTTGTGTACCCTTGACAATTCCGTTTCGCCATAG
- a CDS encoding haloacid dehalogenase-like hydrolase, with protein sequence MRVFDFDNTIYDGESVIDFYLFSLRRNPKVARYVPVVLYHLLRYKLGRTTMADLEQAGRKYAAQYLSSFDDPEGLVRDFWDGHMRKIKAWYHPKKDDVIVTASLNLIMDEVCRRLGVQHCICSVVDRQTLTVEYINFNANKVSAFRKCFGASAVPDAFYTDNAADLPMIHLSRTAYKVRHNRITRMK encoded by the coding sequence ATGCGCGTATTTGATTTTGACAATACCATTTATGACGGTGAGAGCGTCATTGACTTTTACCTGTTCAGCCTGCGCCGCAATCCAAAGGTAGCACGCTATGTGCCGGTGGTGCTGTATCACCTGCTGCGCTATAAATTGGGGCGCACCACCATGGCAGACTTGGAGCAGGCCGGACGCAAGTACGCCGCCCAATACCTCAGCAGCTTTGATGACCCAGAGGGGCTGGTCCGGGACTTTTGGGACGGGCATATGCGCAAGATCAAAGCCTGGTATCACCCGAAAAAAGACGATGTGATCGTCACCGCCTCGCTGAATTTGATCATGGACGAGGTGTGCCGCCGCCTAGGGGTGCAGCACTGTATCTGCTCCGTGGTGGACCGCCAAACCCTGACGGTGGAGTATATCAACTTCAACGCCAATAAGGTGTCCGCTTTTCGCAAATGCTTTGGAGCAAGCGCCGTACCGGACGCATTCTATACCGACAACGCCGCCGACCTGCCCATGATTCATCTCTCCCGCACCGCCTACAAAGTCCGCCACAACCGCATAACCCGAATGAAATAG
- a CDS encoding MATE family efflux transporter: MEQSKDFLATRPIGRLLLQLSLPTVAAQLINMLYNVVDRIYIGHIPGEGALALTGVGVCMPLILIISAFAALVGNGGAPRASIALGKKRTAEAEQILGNCFVTQLLVSAVLTAVVLIWNRPLLLAFGASSNTIDYSAAYMNLYALGTVFVQLTLGMNAFITAQGFAKVGMLSVLIGAVANTALDPLFIFGFHMGVRGAALATVLSQGLSCLWVLSFLLGKKTFIRIRRCNLRLHAKVILPCLALGSALFVMQASESVISVCFNTSLLKYGSDLAVGAMTILTSVMQFAMLPLQGLAQGAQPIISYNYGAGNSNRVRRAYRLLLTYSVCYAMLFCLLIQLFPGVFAAIFTSNAELLAFTKPMLRIYTLALGLFGIQIACQMTFTALGNAKASIIVAVMRKFILLLPLIYIMPHLYTADLTKAVFMAEPVADVLAVAFTGVLFFFEFRKALRAMPKSEKNN, encoded by the coding sequence ATGGAACAAAGCAAAGATTTTTTAGCCACCCGGCCCATCGGACGACTGCTGCTCCAGCTGTCCCTGCCCACAGTAGCCGCCCAACTGATCAATATGCTTTACAATGTGGTAGACCGCATTTACATCGGCCACATTCCCGGCGAGGGCGCGCTGGCGCTTACCGGGGTGGGCGTGTGTATGCCGCTGATTCTAATCATCTCCGCCTTTGCGGCATTGGTGGGCAACGGCGGCGCACCTCGGGCCTCCATCGCCTTAGGCAAGAAGCGAACGGCAGAAGCTGAGCAGATTCTGGGCAACTGCTTTGTCACGCAACTGCTGGTGTCTGCGGTGCTGACAGCGGTGGTACTCATCTGGAACCGACCGCTGCTACTGGCATTCGGCGCCAGCTCCAACACCATTGATTACAGTGCGGCCTATATGAACCTTTACGCCTTGGGCACCGTATTCGTGCAGCTGACCCTTGGCATGAACGCCTTTATCACCGCCCAGGGCTTTGCTAAGGTAGGTATGCTCTCGGTGCTCATCGGCGCCGTTGCCAATACAGCACTGGATCCGCTGTTTATCTTCGGCTTCCACATGGGTGTGCGAGGTGCCGCGCTGGCTACCGTGCTGTCCCAGGGACTGTCCTGCCTGTGGGTGCTGTCTTTCTTACTTGGCAAAAAGACTTTTATCCGCATTCGCCGGTGCAATCTGCGTCTGCACGCCAAGGTCATTCTCCCCTGTCTGGCGCTGGGCAGTGCCCTGTTCGTCATGCAGGCCAGCGAGAGCGTAATCTCCGTATGCTTTAACACCTCACTGCTGAAATACGGCAGCGATCTGGCAGTGGGTGCCATGACCATTCTCACCAGTGTCATGCAGTTTGCTATGCTGCCGCTGCAAGGACTGGCACAAGGTGCCCAACCCATTATCAGCTACAATTACGGTGCCGGAAACAGCAACCGCGTACGCCGCGCGTACCGACTGCTGCTCACTTACAGCGTTTGCTACGCCATGCTCTTTTGCCTGCTGATCCAGCTGTTCCCCGGCGTGTTTGCCGCCATCTTCACCTCTAACGCAGAATTGCTGGCCTTTACCAAGCCGATGTTGCGCATTTACACTCTGGCGCTGGGGCTGTTTGGTATTCAAATCGCCTGTCAAATGACATTTACCGCCCTGGGTAACGCCAAGGCGTCCATCATCGTGGCGGTGATGCGCAAGTTTATTCTGCTGCTGCCGCTGATCTACATTATGCCCCACCTGTACACTGCTGACCTAACCAAGGCTGTCTTTATGGCGGAGCCGGTGGCAGATGTGCTGGCCGTGGCCTTCACCGGCGTTCTTTTCTTCTTTGAATTCCGCAAGGCCCTGCGTGCCATGCCAAAAAGCGAGAAAAACAACTAA
- a CDS encoding beta-N-acetylhexosaminidase, protein MHLIPNPRAYQALDGAFTLQDGEKVKSELRIPLVRTTTREARIIVTRNPALQKEAYTLNVTAEKVHITAATPIGAYYALQSLRILADYDIGGRTVPCCSIHDAPRWGWRGMSLDESRHFFGKEEVKRLLDMLFMMKLNVFHWHLTDDQGWRIEIKKYPRLTEIGSKRTCTQVDGWHTSHMVNEPHEGFYTQEDIREIVAYANARGIMVVPEIDMPAHFAAAQAAYPWLACRELEREVPGYFGGRVPTLHGVMDWNRSACLGKESTFQFIFDVIDEVCELFDAPYFHIGGDEAPKDEWKKCPHCQAKMKEMHLNDVEELQGWFNNRVLEYVKQKGKRLIGWNEILAAGNLDPSVIGQYWTPKRDKNVERHIARGGDVILSNHRSFYFDMTYGQYPLSYTYDFDPGRYHILPRSYDHVLGVEAEVWTEWIDKRPKLDLNVYPRMQALAEVAWSAEERKKYADFKERLEAFKPTLDALGIGYAVTSVAEPGTFQRQKPRRLFYCGDTHYELKLNEERKAKGEK, encoded by the coding sequence ATGCATTTGATTCCCAATCCCCGCGCATATCAGGCGTTGGACGGCGCCTTCACCTTGCAGGATGGCGAGAAGGTGAAGAGCGAACTGCGTATTCCTTTGGTACGCACCACCACCCGGGAGGCACGGATTATTGTCACCCGCAACCCGGCGTTGCAAAAGGAAGCATATACCTTGAATGTGACCGCGGAGAAGGTGCACATCACTGCCGCTACGCCTATCGGTGCTTACTATGCGCTGCAATCCCTGCGTATTTTGGCGGATTATGATATCGGCGGGCGTACGGTGCCCTGCTGCAGCATTCACGATGCCCCCCGTTGGGGTTGGCGCGGTATGAGCCTGGACGAGAGCCGCCACTTCTTTGGCAAAGAAGAAGTCAAGCGACTGCTGGATATGCTCTTTATGATGAAGCTCAATGTGTTTCACTGGCACCTGACGGACGATCAGGGTTGGCGCATTGAGATCAAAAAATATCCGCGCTTAACGGAGATCGGCTCTAAGCGCACTTGCACCCAGGTGGACGGCTGGCATACTTCTCATATGGTCAACGAGCCTCATGAGGGCTTTTATACCCAGGAGGATATTCGGGAGATCGTGGCCTATGCCAACGCCCGGGGCATTATGGTTGTGCCGGAGATTGACATGCCTGCCCATTTTGCGGCGGCGCAGGCAGCGTATCCCTGGTTGGCTTGTCGGGAACTGGAACGCGAGGTGCCCGGCTACTTTGGCGGTCGTGTGCCTACCTTGCATGGCGTAATGGACTGGAACCGCTCTGCCTGCCTGGGCAAAGAGAGTACCTTCCAGTTTATCTTTGATGTGATTGATGAAGTGTGCGAACTGTTTGACGCGCCTTACTTCCATATTGGCGGCGATGAGGCGCCCAAGGACGAATGGAAAAAGTGTCCCCACTGCCAGGCGAAGATGAAAGAGATGCACCTAAACGATGTGGAAGAGCTGCAAGGCTGGTTCAACAACCGGGTGCTGGAATATGTAAAGCAGAAGGGTAAGCGCCTGATCGGCTGGAATGAGATTTTGGCCGCCGGCAATTTGGACCCGTCTGTGATCGGTCAATACTGGACCCCCAAGCGGGATAAGAATGTGGAGCGGCACATTGCCCGCGGCGGCGATGTGATCCTGAGCAATCACCGCAGTTTTTACTTTGATATGACCTACGGGCAGTACCCATTGAGCTATACATACGATTTCGATCCGGGTCGTTATCATATTCTGCCTCGTTCCTATGACCATGTGCTGGGCGTAGAGGCTGAGGTATGGACCGAGTGGATCGACAAGCGTCCAAAACTGGATCTGAATGTGTACCCCCGTATGCAGGCTCTGGCAGAGGTTGCCTGGTCGGCCGAAGAGAGAAAAAAATACGCGGACTTCAAAGAGCGACTGGAGGCCTTTAAGCCTACGCTGGACGCCTTGGGAATCGGTTATGCTGTAACCAGCGTGGCGGAGCCGGGCACCTTCCAGCGGCAAAAGCCCCGCCGTTTGTTCTACTGCGGCGATACCCATTATGAGTTGAAGCTCAACGAAGAACGCAAAGCAAAAGGAGAAAAATAA
- a CDS encoding M28 family peptidase — MKFSQFPQQVIDENVDYTVKEITNIIKKYGPRESGNSNCLAAEKHIKKEMDPFCDETHFESYKMAPKAFLHFTKIVSVAIILAVVVCAALVFTSVLPWWIAQCIVGGVTFVGLFITVMEFLFYKQFMDPLYKKVEGHNFCATRKPTGEVKRRIVISGHIDAAYEWRHLYYAKGKLPLMGIFMGGTIVCAIISFIIAVICLIAHFADMGAFGDFMLNYSYYFHFVTALFMITLFCFVDFKTISPGANDNLTGTYAAVCALRMLDMAGVEFENTEVCCMITDGEEAGLRGCKQWAKDHKKECDEIETAVLCVDTLTDLEYLNVYSKDMTGTVKNSKPFSQLVMDSAIEAGHNDLKFASVFFGSSDAAALSQAGIHATCLAAMDPKPADYYHNRRDTAERLVPEALKTGYEVVLSTILNFDEKGLGAAK, encoded by the coding sequence ATGAAATTTAGCCAATTTCCCCAGCAGGTGATCGACGAAAATGTGGATTACACAGTCAAGGAGATCACCAACATCATTAAGAAGTACGGTCCCCGGGAGTCCGGCAACAGCAACTGCCTGGCTGCCGAGAAGCACATCAAAAAAGAGATGGACCCCTTCTGTGACGAGACCCACTTTGAAAGCTACAAAATGGCACCTAAGGCCTTTTTGCACTTTACAAAAATCGTCAGTGTAGCCATCATTCTGGCTGTGGTGGTGTGTGCCGCTCTGGTGTTTACCAGTGTGCTGCCTTGGTGGATCGCCCAGTGTATTGTTGGCGGTGTGACTTTTGTGGGGCTGTTTATCACCGTAATGGAGTTCCTGTTTTACAAGCAGTTTATGGATCCGCTTTATAAGAAGGTAGAGGGCCACAACTTTTGCGCCACCCGCAAGCCCACCGGTGAGGTTAAGCGCCGCATTGTAATCAGCGGCCATATTGACGCAGCCTATGAATGGCGTCATCTGTACTATGCCAAGGGCAAGCTGCCCTTGATGGGAATTTTTATGGGCGGTACCATTGTCTGCGCGATCATCTCCTTTATTATCGCAGTGATCTGCCTGATTGCTCACTTTGCGGATATGGGCGCTTTCGGCGATTTCATGCTGAATTACAGCTACTATTTCCACTTTGTCACCGCGCTGTTTATGATCACCCTGTTCTGCTTTGTGGACTTTAAGACCATTTCTCCCGGCGCCAATGACAACCTGACCGGTACTTATGCGGCGGTGTGTGCTTTGCGTATGCTGGATATGGCCGGTGTGGAATTTGAAAATACCGAGGTGTGCTGCATGATCACAGACGGCGAGGAGGCCGGTCTGCGTGGCTGCAAGCAGTGGGCCAAGGACCATAAAAAAGAGTGCGACGAGATTGAGACCGCCGTGCTGTGTGTAGATACCTTAACGGATCTGGAATACCTGAATGTGTATAGCAAGGATATGACCGGTACGGTGAAGAACTCTAAGCCCTTCAGCCAGCTGGTGATGGACAGTGCCATTGAGGCAGGTCATAACGATTTGAAGTTCGCCAGCGTGTTCTTCGGTTCTTCCGACGCAGCGGCATTGTCCCAGGCGGGGATTCACGCCACCTGCCTGGCTGCTATGGACCCGAAACCGGCCGACTATTACCATAATCGCCGGGATACGGCGGAGCGCCTGGTACCGGAGGCTCTTAAGACCGGTTACGAGGTAGTGCTCAGTACCATTCTGAACTTTGATGAGAAAGGGCTGGGCGCAGCAAAATAA